The window GCTCGGTCGAGGTCGCCGCCCAGCTCGTCTCCGCCGCGGCAGGTGACGGGGACGAGGTCCTGTTCGCGTGGCGGAGCTTCGAGGCGTACCCGATCCTCACCCGGATCGCGGGGGCGACACCCGTCATGGTTCCGCTCACGCACGACGAGCGTCACGACCTCGACGCGATGGCCGATGCGATCACCGAGCGGACCAGGCTCGTGCTGCTGTGCAATCCGAACAATCCCACCGGCACGACCCTCGGGGCGGACGAGGTCCGCGCGTTCCTCGATCGCGTGCCCGAGGACGTCCTCGTCGTCCTCGACGAGGCGTACGTCGAGTTCAACCGGCGCCCCGACTCGGCGATCGGCATCGAGCTGTTCCGTGAACGCGCGAACGTCGCGGTCCTGCACACGTTCTCCAAGGCCTACGGCCTCGCGGGTCTGCGCATCGGCTACGCGATCGCGCGCGCCGATGTCGCCGACAACCTCCGACGCGTGGCCCTGCCGTTCGGGGTGACCGGGCTCGCGCAGCGTGCTGCCCTCGCGTCGCTCGCGGCGGAGCGCGAGTTGCTCGACCGCGTCGATGCGGTCGTGGCGGAGCGTGCACGTGTGCTCGATGCACTCGTCCGGCAGGGGTGGGCGCCGTCCGAGACCGAGGCGAACTTCGTGTGGCTGCGCACGGGGGCGCGCACCGAGGAGGTGTCCGACGCGCTCGCCGCGGCCGGCATCCTCGTGCGTGCGTTCCCGGGCGAGGGGATCCGCATCACGATCGGGTCACCACTCGCCAACGATCGGCTCATCGAGGCCGCTTCGACGCTCGCTCCCGTCGCGACGCCCTAGCGTTGACATCAGGCCCTGCCGCACCGGACCGGTCGCGCGGGGCATCACCACCCATGAAGGAGTTCCACCCCATGCGCAAGCACACCATCCTCGGCGCCCTCGGCATCGTCGCCGCGAGCGCCCTCGCCCTCACCGGCTGCTCCGGCGGCGGTGACACGACCGACGGCGCGGGCGGCGAGGGCTCGTACTCGATCGGCATCTCGCAGCTCGTGCAGCACCCGGCGCTCGACGCGGCGGCCGCCGGATTCCAGCGTGCGTTCACGGAGGCGGGCATCGACGCCACCTTCGACGTGCAGAACGCGAACGGCGAGCAGGCGACGGCGACGACGATCGCGCAGAAGTTCGCCTCCGACGGCACCGACCTCGTGCTCGCGATCGCGACGCCCGCGGCCCAGGCCGCCCAGGCCGCCATCACCGACAAGCCCGTGCTGTTCACGGCCGTGACCGATCCGGTCGAGGCCGGCCTCGTCGCGTCGAGCGACGCCCCCGGCGGCAACGTCACCGGTACGACCGACATGAACCCGGTCGGCGACCAGATCGACCTGCTGAAGGAGATCGTGCCGAACGCCAAGACGATCGGCATCGTGTACGCCTCCGGCGAGGTGAACTCGCAGGTGCAGGTCGCGCTCGCGAAGGAGAAGGCGTCCGAGCTCGGCATCGAGGTCCGCGAGGCGAGCGTCGCGACGGGCGCCGACCTGCAGACCGCACTCGACTCGCTCACGGGCGTCGACGCGATCTACCTGCCCACCGACAACCTCGTGACGGCGGGCATGGGCTCGGTCGTCGACTTCGCGAACTCGAACAAGGTGCCGCTCATCGGTGGCGAGGTCAACCAGGTCGAGAACGGTGCGATCGCGACGCTCGGCCTCGACTACGAGGCGCTCGGCTACCAGACGGGTCAGATGGCGATCAAGATCCTGACCGAGGGCGCCGACCCCGCGACCATGCCCGTCGAGGCGCAGACCGAGTTCCCGCTCACCGTCAACCCCGGTGCGGCCGAGAAGCAGGGCGTCACGATCCCCGAGGCCGTGCTCAGCCGCGCCGAGACGACGATCGAGTAGTCCGGGCAGCCACACACACAACGAAAGCAAGACGATGATCGGTGCATTCGAACTCGGCATGCTGTACGCCGTCATGGCGCTCGGCGTCTACCTCACCTTCCGGGTCCTCAACTTCCCCGACCTCACGGTCGACGGGAGCTTCACGACGGGAGGCGCGGTCGCGGCATCGCTCATCGCAATGGACACCCCGCCCGTCCTCGCGACCCTCGCGGGCGTGGGGGCGGGTGCGGTGGCCGGCTTCGTCACCGGGCTGCTCTACACGAAGGGTCGGATCGACGGTCTGCTCGCCGGGATCCTGACGATGATCGCCCTCTGGTCGATCAACCTGCGCATCATGGGCGTGCCGAACAAGCCCGTCGCGAAGGCCGACGGCCTGTTCGGCCCGCTCGTGGACCTCGGCATGGGCAAGGGGCCGTGGATCATCCTCATCTTCTTCGTGGGCGTGCTGATCCTGAAGGCGGCGATCGACTGGTTCCTGTCGACCGACCTCGGCCTCGCGATCCAGGCGACGGGCAACAACGAGCAGATGATCCGCTCGTTCGGCGTGAACACGCACAACACGACGATCCTGACGCTCATGATCTCGAACGGCCTCGTCGCCGGGGCGGGTGCGCTCGTGGCCCAGTACCAGGGCTACGCGGACATCTCGATGGGTGTCGGCCTCATCCTCATCGGTCTCGCCTCGGTCATCATCGGCCAGGCGATCTTCGGCAACCGCACCGTCCTGCTCGCGACGTTCGGCGTCATCGTGGGCGCGGTCCTGTACCGGCTCGTGATCTTCGCCGCACTCTCGGTGGGCCTCAACCCGAACGACATGCGCCTGCTGTCGGCGATCATGGTCGTCATCGCGCTCCTGTTGCCGCGGCTCGGCGTCTTCTCGAAGCGCCTCCCGAAGGGACGGCTCACGAAACCGCCCATTCCGTCGCCCGAGGGTGAAGCACGGGCGACGACGGCGGCGGCGAAGTAGGGGGAGCGGACGACATGCTCGAGATCACCGACATCCGCAAGACGTTCTTCCCCGGCACCGTCAACGAGCGCATCGCGCTCGACAGCGTCTCGCTCACCCTCCACGACGGCGACTTCGTGACCGTCATCGGTTCGAACGGCGCAGGCAAGTCGACGCTCCTCAACGCCGTCTCCGGCAAGCTCGCCGTCGATTCCGGCGACATCCGCATCGACGAGCGCTCCGTGCGCCGTATGAAGGACTACGCGCGGGCTCGGTACATCGGCCGCGTGTTCCAGGACCCGATGGCCGGGACCGCTCCCGAGCTCACGATCGAGCAGAACCTCGCGCTCGCGCTCACGCGCGGAACGACACGCGGCCTCGGGATCGGCGTGTCCAAGCGGCGACGTGTGCTCTTCCGTGAGGAGCTCGTGAAACTCGAGCTCGGACTCGAGGATCGTCTCAAGGCACGCGTCGGTCTGCTCTCGGGCGGCCAGCGGCAGGCGCTCTCGCTGCTCATGGCGAGCTTCACCCAGCCCGACATCCTGTTGCTCGACGAGCACACGGCGGCGCTCGACCCGCAGCGCGCGCAGCACGTGACCGAACTCACGAAGTCGATCGTGGGGGAGTTCGGGCTCACGACGCTCATGGTCACGCACAACATGGCGCAGGCGTTGCAGCTCGGCAATCGGCTCATCATGATGCACGAGGGACGCATCATCCTCGAACTCGACGAGGCACAGAAGCGGGACGCGTCGGTCGAGGACCTGCTCGAGGAGTTCCGCAAGATCAAGGGTGCCGTCGTGGACGACCGCACCATGCTTGGCTGACCGGGCGACGGCGCGGCGACGGCACCACGATGTCCGACCGTTTCGTTAGCCTGCGACCATGAACACCCCGACCGAGCTCGGCCCCGTCGAGCAGCCACCCCGCCCTCGGGCCTCCGGGACGCTGCGGGGCTGGGTCGG is drawn from Pseudoclavibacter chungangensis and contains these coding sequences:
- the hisC gene encoding histidinol-phosphate transaminase, which codes for MVQQRDALGAIPAYRQGAIPDRPDLVKLTSNENPYEPLPSVREAVAAELHTLHLYPSMSATELVEALARRHGVTPDEIALGAGSVEVAAQLVSAAAGDGDEVLFAWRSFEAYPILTRIAGATPVMVPLTHDERHDLDAMADAITERTRLVLLCNPNNPTGTTLGADEVRAFLDRVPEDVLVVLDEAYVEFNRRPDSAIGIELFRERANVAVLHTFSKAYGLAGLRIGYAIARADVADNLRRVALPFGVTGLAQRAALASLAAERELLDRVDAVVAERARVLDALVRQGWAPSETEANFVWLRTGARTEEVSDALAAAGILVRAFPGEGIRITIGSPLANDRLIEAASTLAPVATP
- a CDS encoding ABC transporter substrate-binding protein; this translates as MRKHTILGALGIVAASALALTGCSGGGDTTDGAGGEGSYSIGISQLVQHPALDAAAAGFQRAFTEAGIDATFDVQNANGEQATATTIAQKFASDGTDLVLAIATPAAQAAQAAITDKPVLFTAVTDPVEAGLVASSDAPGGNVTGTTDMNPVGDQIDLLKEIVPNAKTIGIVYASGEVNSQVQVALAKEKASELGIEVREASVATGADLQTALDSLTGVDAIYLPTDNLVTAGMGSVVDFANSNKVPLIGGEVNQVENGAIATLGLDYEALGYQTGQMAIKILTEGADPATMPVEAQTEFPLTVNPGAAEKQGVTIPEAVLSRAETTIE
- a CDS encoding ABC transporter permease, with product MIGAFELGMLYAVMALGVYLTFRVLNFPDLTVDGSFTTGGAVAASLIAMDTPPVLATLAGVGAGAVAGFVTGLLYTKGRIDGLLAGILTMIALWSINLRIMGVPNKPVAKADGLFGPLVDLGMGKGPWIILIFFVGVLILKAAIDWFLSTDLGLAIQATGNNEQMIRSFGVNTHNTTILTLMISNGLVAGAGALVAQYQGYADISMGVGLILIGLASVIIGQAIFGNRTVLLATFGVIVGAVLYRLVIFAALSVGLNPNDMRLLSAIMVVIALLLPRLGVFSKRLPKGRLTKPPIPSPEGEARATTAAAK
- a CDS encoding ABC transporter ATP-binding protein, translating into MLEITDIRKTFFPGTVNERIALDSVSLTLHDGDFVTVIGSNGAGKSTLLNAVSGKLAVDSGDIRIDERSVRRMKDYARARYIGRVFQDPMAGTAPELTIEQNLALALTRGTTRGLGIGVSKRRRVLFREELVKLELGLEDRLKARVGLLSGGQRQALSLLMASFTQPDILLLDEHTAALDPQRAQHVTELTKSIVGEFGLTTLMVTHNMAQALQLGNRLIMMHEGRIILELDEAQKRDASVEDLLEEFRKIKGAVVDDRTMLG